Genomic window (Oculatellaceae cyanobacterium):
GACCGTTCTTTTTTATCACAGTTTGATACTTTTTTCTCTATAGAGAGCTTGTTGTCAATAAGCTGACAGTTTTTTGATAAGGGCTGAACCCTGATGTGCAAAGCACATCAGGCTTTGGGGGCGCTTGTCGCCCCCTGAACTCTATACGACCAAGACTTTTATTTATGGACACAAAAAACTGTTCAACAGTTAAAAGAACATAAATTACATGAAATAGATATCCCTAATCTCATTGAAGAAATTGAAAGCATCGGAAGAAATGAAAAACGGGAGTTAAAAAGCCGTTTAATTATATTAATGCACCTCCTCAAATGGCAGCATCAACCACAAAAGCGTAGTGAAAGCTGGCGGAGTACAATTACTGAACAACGTATCTCTATTGAAGTATTACTTGAAGATAGTCCGAGTTTAAAACCTTTAGTTGAAGAAATATTTAATGATTGTTATCAAAAAGCTCGTTTTAAAGCCTCTGAAAAAACAAAAATTAAATTAAACTTCTTTCCCCAAGAGTCTCCTTTTACTCAAGAAGAAACTATCACAAATTCCTGTTTAGGATAAAATTAATTTAACTTTATTGAACCACCTTTTTCTGACAAAACACTCTCTATTTTGATTGGTTGCCTGAGTAGAAACGGTATATATTGCCTCTCTACTTGTATAATAGATATCCCGATCAAATGCGATCTCAAGTAATTGCCAGAAAAAGTGTTAGTCAGCAGCAATGAAATTAAGCAAAAAGCCCTAGATTTAGGATTTCATCAGGTAGGGATCGCCGATGTTAACGCTGCAACTTTTGTAGAAGTACAGCGATTGCAAGCATGGATGGCGCTAGGCTATCACGCCGATATGGAATGGATGGCGAATCCCAAGCGTCAGGATATTCATTTAGTCATGCCAGAGGTGCAATCAGTAATTTGTGTTGCTCTCAATTATTACACACCTCACCAGCGTCCAGAAAGTCGGGAATATGGCAAAATTTCCCGCTATGGTTGGGGAAGGGATTATCATAAGGTTTTACATAAAAAGCTCAAGGCGCTGTCTAATTGGCTGCAAGAGCAAGGTGAAGGTATTCAAGCTCGTTATTACGCTGATACTGCGCCAGTACAAGATAAAGTTTGGGCGCAACGCGCAGGAATTGGCTGGGTTGCTAAGAATGGAAATGTAATTACCAGAGAATTTGGTTCTTGGGTATTTTTAGGGGAAGTGCTGACTAATCTAAAGTTGACAGCAGACAAACCGCACACCCACCACTGCGGTAATTGTACTCGTTGTATTGAGGCTTGTCCTACAAATGCGATTCGTGC
Coding sequences:
- the queG gene encoding tRNA epoxyqueuosine(34) reductase QueG, whose amino-acid sequence is MPEKVLVSSNEIKQKALDLGFHQVGIADVNAATFVEVQRLQAWMALGYHADMEWMANPKRQDIHLVMPEVQSVICVALNYYTPHQRPESREYGKISRYGWGRDYHKVLHKKLKALSNWLQEQGEGIQARYYADTAPVQDKVWAQRAGIGWVAKNGNVITREFGSWVFLGEVLTNLKLTADKPHTHHCGNCTRCIEACPTNAIRAVAPDDAQGHPFVIDANRCIAYHTIENRAEELPDAIAPHLQGWVAGCDICQDVCPWNQRFAKNTDVADFQPYPANIAPPLTDLAEISDAEWNQRFTASALRRIKPEMLRRNAKANLATLQTPSDG